A region of Ignavibacteriota bacterium DNA encodes the following proteins:
- a CDS encoding S8 family serine peptidase, with product MKKTIQLSIIMVILTIILACENSSDHSLINDPGETKDYIVTISNNSEILQSANQSESILEEIFEFHSIEPTSVFFVYNTVILGFAAELNNEQLNSLLNDKRISNIEEDLEFLINVVNNLEENDSDEMQTQNIPWGINAVGSFVNSGSSTGVAWVVDTGIDLTHPDLNVSTDLSRTFVRSGADALSPNDGNSHGSHVAGTIAALNNNFGVVGVCAGAELVAIKVFNSRGSGTASQIIAGLDYIGKNLKSDRINVVNMSLGGSASTTLDNAVVSLASKGAYIVIAAGNSSMSATNFSPARVNAENVFTISAYDSKGKFATFSNYGNPPIDFAAPGVSIYSTSKSGKYSTKSGTSMAAPHVAGILLANNGAINWSGYVTSDKDNNPDKKAVR from the coding sequence ATGAAAAAAACAATTCAATTATCAATCATTATGGTAATTTTGACCATAATATTAGCATGCGAGAATTCATCAGATCATTCATTGATTAATGATCCCGGTGAAACAAAAGATTACATTGTTACAATTTCTAATAATTCAGAGATACTTCAAAGTGCAAATCAAAGTGAGTCAATATTAGAAGAAATTTTTGAGTTTCATTCCATTGAACCAACGTCAGTATTTTTTGTATATAATACTGTTATTTTAGGATTTGCAGCAGAACTTAATAATGAACAGTTAAATTCTTTACTAAATGACAAAAGAATTTCAAATATTGAGGAAGATTTGGAGTTTTTAATCAATGTAGTAAATAATTTAGAAGAAAATGATAGTGACGAAATGCAAACTCAAAATATTCCATGGGGAATCAATGCAGTAGGTAGTTTTGTCAATTCCGGTTCATCAACAGGAGTTGCCTGGGTTGTTGATACTGGTATAGATTTGACTCACCCTGATTTAAATGTAAGTACTGATTTAAGTCGTACATTTGTTAGATCAGGTGCTGATGCTTTATCACCAAACGATGGTAATAGTCATGGTTCTCATGTAGCAGGAACAATTGCAGCTTTAAACAATAATTTTGGTGTTGTTGGAGTATGTGCAGGCGCTGAACTTGTTGCAATTAAAGTTTTCAACTCAAGAGGTAGCGGAACAGCATCTCAGATTATTGCAGGGCTTGACTATATTGGAAAAAATTTAAAGTCTGATAGAATCAATGTTGTGAATATGAGTCTTGGTGGTTCAGCATCAACAACATTGGATAATGCTGTTGTATCCCTTGCTTCTAAGGGAGCTTATATTGTAATTGCAGCAGGAAATTCTTCAATGAGTGCAACTAATTTCTCCCCGGCAAGAGTGAATGCTGAAAATGTTTTTACAATCTCAGCTTATGATTCAAAAGGGAAATTCGCAACTTTCTCAAATTATGGCAATCCGCCTATAGATTTTGCTGCACCAGGAGTAAGTATATATTCTACTTCAAAATCAGGCAAATATTCAACCAAATCCGGTACATCAATGGCAGCGCCACATGTAGCAGGTATATTACTGGCTAATAATGGAGCAATTAATTGGTCAGGTTATGTTACTTCTGATAAAGACAATAACCCTGATAAGAAAGCAGTAAGATAA
- a CDS encoding S8 family peptidase produces the protein MKYLIIILSFVIFANVFADEVLPPDLKKGRRSSVFANKVMVRLKAGYDIFRKDDILIKNNTKRVNFLLHPSSSITYNNKMLEKLSPDLQTIKAYKAEEKILRTFIVYYDGETNPEDYCKQLMLSNPAVEIAEPYYVPEFLSYLPDDTHIPNQDANLRLIKAYEAWAIEKGSPDIIIGISDSGTNQDHEDISGNIGINESEIPDDGIDNDGNGYIDDYAGYDFAWQTTGSAYPGDTFNNSDTHGQQVAGIAGATTDNGIGIAGIAFNSRIFPLKIIEGNTLKYAYESIIYAAVRGFKVINCSWGVVKPFSDIDQSIIDFAVSRDVSIVAAAGNTSTRANKYDLFYPSGYYGVLGVGEVNSNDRLVGSSSISAGSRILAPGDGNFTTTNFGYSVCDGGTSFAAPVVAGAVALARSKYPQLNALQALEFVRQSVDKHDNFSNNDKLLIPGRLNLEKAVSNDPFSIPAILPHAISYFDSEGLETDRFKAGDDISIVINAKNILGNTSNLRFTLQIAYDPASSIVIIDSVQNIEAISSGQDIILDKFKLRISQNYSGYTILRVNITSNSGYSDFFKFNFVPAKDISTFANDEIKFSMSDIGEFGYSTNTATVSGIGFAYRNLGNQIYRNSSVMLSASPNKVVYNANIGKIYNFTAIKGFVPPDRYNAVYEDANGGSNRIGVEVDHKIEFLTSNSKAARMEFSLKNKSGNIIEDASFGLYIDWDIGSNPENNRTKLLLNAIPEEFSANSVAAQAVYVDDNFPYFGSAAYSDFPNVEAQSAGLDNSMISSFDRPQRYQALNSGKSIQSKIVSDMGGLTGIKFPGAWEPGETRNCVICIGAGDNEDELSSELKKCLTGVTSVNKNSIVKSNDVIIFPNPAREVLYFETSEHLYSVEYSLIDILGRQVILPENIREFFPGERIGLDLSNINSGIYILKILSNNSIIHKQIQILK, from the coding sequence ATGAAATACTTAATTATAATACTCAGTTTTGTAATTTTTGCAAATGTTTTTGCAGATGAAGTTCTTCCTCCAGACCTTAAGAAAGGACGTAGATCATCAGTATTTGCAAATAAAGTAATGGTGCGGCTCAAGGCAGGTTATGATATTTTTAGAAAAGATGATATTCTGATAAAAAATAATACTAAAAGAGTAAATTTTCTTTTGCACCCTTCATCAAGTATAACTTATAATAATAAAATGCTTGAAAAGCTTTCACCAGACTTGCAAACAATAAAAGCTTACAAAGCAGAAGAAAAAATTCTCAGAACATTCATAGTCTATTATGACGGTGAAACCAACCCAGAAGATTATTGCAAACAATTGATGTTATCAAATCCAGCAGTTGAAATTGCAGAACCATATTACGTACCCGAATTTTTGTCTTATTTACCTGATGATACACATATACCAAATCAGGATGCGAATCTCAGGCTGATTAAAGCATACGAAGCTTGGGCAATTGAAAAAGGAAGTCCTGACATTATTATTGGTATAAGTGACAGTGGCACAAACCAAGATCACGAAGATATATCAGGAAATATAGGTATAAACGAAAGTGAAATTCCTGATGATGGCATAGATAATGACGGCAATGGTTATATTGATGATTATGCCGGCTATGATTTCGCATGGCAGACTACAGGTTCAGCATACCCGGGAGATACTTTCAACAATTCTGATACGCATGGACAGCAAGTAGCAGGTATAGCAGGGGCAACAACTGATAATGGAATCGGGATCGCAGGCATTGCTTTTAATTCAAGAATATTTCCACTAAAAATAATTGAAGGGAATACTTTAAAATATGCTTACGAATCAATAATTTATGCAGCTGTACGAGGATTCAAGGTGATAAATTGCAGTTGGGGTGTTGTCAAACCTTTTTCAGATATAGATCAATCAATCATAGATTTTGCAGTAAGCCGTGATGTCTCAATAGTTGCCGCTGCTGGCAATACATCAACTAGAGCAAACAAATATGATTTATTCTACCCATCAGGTTATTATGGCGTTTTAGGTGTTGGCGAAGTTAATTCAAATGACAGACTTGTAGGCTCGAGTTCAATTTCAGCAGGTTCGAGAATCCTGGCACCGGGAGATGGTAATTTTACAACAACTAATTTCGGATATTCAGTTTGTGATGGCGGTACATCTTTTGCTGCTCCTGTAGTAGCAGGTGCAGTAGCTTTGGCTCGCTCGAAATATCCACAGTTAAATGCTTTGCAAGCTTTGGAATTTGTACGCCAATCAGTTGACAAGCATGATAATTTTAGTAATAACGATAAACTTCTTATTCCAGGCAGATTAAATCTCGAAAAAGCTGTAAGCAATGACCCATTCTCAATACCTGCAATACTTCCCCACGCAATTTCTTATTTTGATTCAGAAGGCTTAGAAACTGACAGATTTAAAGCAGGTGATGATATAAGTATAGTTATTAATGCAAAAAATATCCTTGGTAATACCTCAAATTTGAGATTTACTCTGCAAATCGCTTATGACCCCGCATCAAGCATTGTAATTATTGATAGTGTTCAGAATATTGAAGCTATATCTTCAGGTCAGGATATAATATTAGATAAATTCAAACTTCGAATCTCCCAGAATTATTCTGGTTATACAATATTAAGAGTAAATATTACAAGCAATAGCGGCTATAGTGACTTTTTCAAGTTCAACTTTGTACCGGCAAAAGATATCAGCACATTTGCTAACGATGAAATAAAATTTTCTATGAGTGATATCGGTGAATTTGGATATAGTACAAATACTGCAACTGTATCAGGCATTGGATTTGCTTACAGGAATCTAGGAAACCAAATATATCGTAACTCATCGGTGATGCTTTCAGCTTCTCCAAATAAGGTCGTCTATAATGCCAATATCGGCAAGATTTACAACTTTACGGCGATTAAAGGGTTTGTTCCACCAGACAGATATAATGCTGTTTATGAAGATGCTAACGGCGGAAGTAATAGAATAGGAGTCGAAGTGGATCATAAAATCGAATTTCTTACCAGTAATTCAAAAGCTGCTCGTATGGAATTTTCATTGAAGAATAAATCCGGCAATATCATTGAAGATGCCTCCTTCGGGCTTTATATAGACTGGGATATTGGTAGTAATCCCGAAAATAATCGAACTAAATTGCTATTAAATGCAATTCCTGAAGAATTTTCAGCTAATTCTGTAGCAGCTCAGGCAGTTTATGTTGATGATAATTTCCCTTATTTTGGTTCTGCTGCATATAGTGACTTTCCGAATGTTGAAGCCCAATCTGCCGGACTCGATAACTCGATGATAAGTAGTTTCGATAGACCTCAGAGGTATCAGGCTCTTAACAGCGGTAAAAGCATTCAATCTAAGATAGTTTCTGATATGGGTGGATTAACAGGAATCAAATTTCCAGGGGCGTGGGAGCCAGGTGAAACACGGAATTGTGTAATTTGCATCGGAGCAGGAGATAATGAAGATGAATTAAGCAGTGAGCTTAAAAAGTGCCTTACAGGAGTTACATCTGTTAATAAAAATTCGATCGTAAAATCTAATGATGTAATTATTTTTCCAAATCCGGCTCGTGAAGTTCTTTATTTTGAGACAAGCGAACATTTATACAGTGTTGAATATTCATTGATCGATATCTTAGGCAGACAAGTAATTCTACCTGAAAATATAAGAGAATTTTTTCCCGGTGAACGTATTGGGTTAGACTTGAGCAACATAAATTCAGGCATTTATATTCTTAAAATTCTATCTAATAATTCGATTATTCATAAACAAATTCAAATTTTGAAATAA
- a CDS encoding MerR family transcriptional regulator, whose product MKDNIKYNIDIASKKTGLTKNTIRAWEQRYSFLNPERTETKRRLYSDEEIEKLSLLAMATQSGFKIGNIFSLSKDELMKLLNQSINSSIGVSNSTGFDFSKAMECIKNFDHSGFRGLLDDAMIEFSKPAFLQNILIPLVEQIGIRWKEGSFRISQEHFASSIITGVLSRMRETEVPNDNSPAIIVCTPAGQRHEIGALIASVLIASSGWKVVYLGIDLPAEDIAFAAKKTNAKAIAMSIVFPVNDSQIKTELLTLNEYLPTIKIIIGSRYVSKSLVDFTNNITILDEFSSIFEILEKIKN is encoded by the coding sequence ATGAAAGATAACATAAAATATAATATTGATATAGCTTCCAAAAAAACAGGCCTCACTAAGAATACAATCAGGGCTTGGGAGCAACGCTATAGTTTTTTGAATCCTGAAAGAACTGAAACAAAGCGTCGGCTTTATTCAGATGAAGAAATCGAAAAGCTATCGCTTCTTGCGATGGCTACTCAATCGGGATTTAAGATAGGTAACATATTCAGTTTATCTAAAGATGAACTGATGAAATTGCTTAACCAGTCAATTAATTCTTCTATTGGAGTCTCAAATAGTACGGGCTTTGATTTCTCAAAAGCAATGGAATGTATCAAAAATTTTGACCATTCAGGTTTCAGGGGTCTTCTTGATGATGCTATGATTGAGTTTAGCAAACCTGCATTTCTTCAGAATATCTTAATACCACTTGTAGAACAAATAGGCATAAGATGGAAAGAAGGAAGTTTCAGAATATCTCAGGAGCATTTTGCATCATCAATAATAACAGGTGTATTATCAAGGATGAGAGAGACAGAAGTTCCAAACGATAATTCACCCGCAATCATTGTTTGTACACCGGCAGGGCAGAGGCACGAAATAGGTGCTCTGATAGCTTCGGTGTTGATTGCATCTTCAGGTTGGAAAGTTGTATATCTTGGAATAGACCTTCCTGCAGAAGATATTGCATTTGCAGCGAAAAAAACTAACGCCAAAGCAATTGCAATGAGTATAGTATTTCCAGTGAATGATTCACAAATTAAGACCGAACTTTTAACTCTTAACGAGTATTTACCAACTATAAAAATAATCATCGGTTCCAGATATGTTTCAAAAAGTCTTGTTGATTTCACGAACAATATTACAATTCTTGATGAATTCAGTTCAATATTTGAAATTTTAGAAAAAATTAAAAATTAA
- a CDS encoding SOS response-associated peptidase yields the protein MCGRFALKATTKDIEKLKPGIIVNSDVLASDNISPMQNISIITNDNSDLLLESANWGFIPKWAKDKSIGSKMFNARAETIDEKPSFRSSFQNRRCLIPASHFYEWQKTDRIKQKIPFKIDVINQSFFFFAGIWDEWKDENSNIIKSATIITTEPNSLMSTIHHRMPVILNINHVDLWLNVTSNSTILKKFLESYSSESMSLTELPPDYFKNKYKANESQELF from the coding sequence ATGTGTGGAAGATTTGCTCTAAAAGCTACAACCAAAGACATAGAGAAGCTAAAACCCGGAATTATTGTAAATTCTGATGTTTTAGCTTCGGATAATATTTCGCCTATGCAAAATATTTCTATCATCACTAATGACAATAGCGATTTACTTCTTGAAAGTGCAAACTGGGGTTTTATTCCAAAATGGGCAAAAGACAAATCGATTGGAAGCAAAATGTTCAATGCAAGAGCTGAAACTATAGATGAAAAGCCATCATTCAGAAGTTCATTCCAAAATAGAAGATGCCTGATTCCGGCTTCTCACTTTTATGAATGGCAAAAAACAGACAGAATTAAACAAAAAATTCCTTTTAAAATTGACGTTATAAATCAGAGCTTTTTTTTCTTTGCAGGAATTTGGGATGAATGGAAAGACGAAAATTCAAATATTATAAAATCTGCAACTATAATCACTACTGAACCAAATTCATTAATGTCAACAATTCATCATAGAATGCCGGTTATTCTGAATATAAATCATGTAGATTTATGGTTGAATGTTACATCTAATAGCACAATATTAAAAAAATTTTTGGAGTCTTATTCGTCTGAAAGTATGAGCTTAACTGAATTACCACCAGATTATTTCAAAAATAAATACAAAGCAAATGAATCTCAGGAGTTATTTTAA
- a CDS encoding DUF4397 domain-containing protein has translation MSLFKFLFFGMFAITMLNTKSFSQENARVQIIHNVADAAAANVDVWLNETKLLENFAFRTATPFIDAPAGVEFTVSIQAPGSTSPENPIWSEKYTLAEGETYILVANGIVRASGYEPSKPFDIYVYNMGREEASTSSNTDILVHHGSTDTPTIQVVEAGVGYGRIIDNISYGEFEGYFELPTSDRYRLNLFEAVNGTFATYEVPLSSLGLNGDAITVVASGFFNPENNSNGEELSLWVALPTGGELIELPLVPQQNEFAKLQIIHNSADAAAAKVDVWIEDIRIEDFAFRTAIPFVEVTAGLATIAIQPTGSTSPENPIKSKEILLEDGESYVIVLNGIVSPDGYNPQEEFDIDVYSMGRDVAISENNTDVLVFHGASDAPTVDVVEVGAGAGTIVDDLSYGEFSDYLELPTADYVIEVRDETGEVTVAAYSAPLKTLNADGAAMTVFASGFLNPANNSNGPAFGLFAALADGTVIELPLANEEPTAYVQIIHNVADAAAAKVDIYVDGQLALDDFEFRQATEYLPFVAGVDFTVAIQPANSTSAENPLAEFTYNLEADGIYTIIATGIVSGEGYEPSPTFNLAVFAGSRIVADDPLNIDVLVYHGSTDAPTVDVVETLVGAGTVINDLSYGEFSEYLELPNADYVLEIRDETGEVTVAAYAAPLKTLNAQGAAITVFASGFLNPANNSDGPAFGLFAALADGTVIELPLANEEPTAYVQIIHNVADAAAAKVDIYVDGQLALDDFEFRQATEYLPFVAGVDFTVAIQPANSTSAENPLAEFTYNLEADGIYTIIATGIISGEGYEPSPSFNLAVFAGSRIVAADPLNIDVLVYHGSTDAPTVDVVETLVGAGTIINDLSYGEFSDYLELPNADYVLEIRDETGEVTVASYAAPLKTLNAQGAAITVFASGFLNPANNSDGPAFGLFAALADGTVIELPSIPTSVNNEAKFTNASVFPNPANDLANINISLNVSAEVVVDIVDVFGKTIRTNNIGYKNSGEQVISLDLSNLSNGVYMLRIKAGNSFENIKVNVIK, from the coding sequence ATGAGTTTATTTAAATTTCTATTTTTCGGTATGTTCGCAATAACGATGTTGAACACAAAAAGCTTTTCGCAAGAAAATGCACGAGTACAAATTATACACAATGTTGCTGATGCAGCAGCCGCTAACGTTGATGTTTGGTTAAATGAAACCAAACTATTAGAAAATTTTGCATTCAGGACAGCTACACCTTTTATTGATGCACCCGCTGGAGTTGAATTTACTGTTTCCATACAAGCACCCGGCAGTACAAGTCCTGAAAACCCTATATGGTCAGAGAAATACACCTTAGCTGAAGGAGAAACATATATTCTTGTTGCTAATGGTATTGTAAGAGCTTCAGGTTACGAACCTTCAAAACCCTTTGACATTTATGTTTACAATATGGGAAGAGAAGAAGCAAGTACTTCAAGCAATACAGATATACTTGTACACCATGGTTCAACTGATACCCCAACTATTCAAGTAGTTGAAGCTGGTGTTGGTTATGGTAGAATCATTGATAACATTTCTTATGGAGAATTTGAAGGCTATTTTGAATTACCTACTTCAGACAGATACCGTTTAAATCTTTTTGAAGCGGTGAACGGAACTTTTGCAACATATGAAGTTCCTTTGTCTTCCTTGGGTTTAAATGGAGATGCGATAACAGTCGTCGCATCCGGATTTTTTAATCCTGAAAATAATAGTAATGGTGAAGAGCTTAGTTTATGGGTTGCCCTACCAACAGGCGGTGAGCTTATAGAATTACCATTGGTTCCACAGCAAAATGAATTTGCTAAATTACAAATCATACATAATTCCGCAGATGCCGCCGCTGCCAAAGTTGATGTTTGGATAGAAGACATCAGGATAGAAGACTTTGCTTTCCGTACGGCTATTCCATTTGTTGAAGTTACTGCAGGTTTAGCTACCATTGCTATACAACCTACCGGTAGTACAAGCCCTGAAAACCCTATCAAGTCGAAGGAAATTCTATTAGAAGATGGTGAATCTTATGTAATCGTTCTTAATGGTATTGTAAGCCCTGATGGATATAACCCACAAGAAGAGTTTGATATAGATGTATATTCAATGGGCCGCGATGTTGCAATTAGTGAAAATAATACTGACGTTCTCGTTTTCCATGGAGCGTCTGATGCACCAACTGTAGATGTAGTAGAAGTGGGTGCCGGAGCAGGAACAATCGTAGATGATTTGTCATACGGTGAATTCTCAGATTATTTAGAATTACCCACTGCAGATTATGTAATAGAAGTCAGAGATGAGACAGGCGAAGTAACTGTTGCAGCATATTCAGCTCCCCTTAAGACTTTAAATGCAGACGGCGCTGCTATGACAGTATTTGCAAGTGGATTTTTAAATCCTGCGAATAACTCTAATGGTCCTGCTTTTGGTTTATTTGCAGCTCTTGCTGATGGTACTGTAATTGAATTACCGCTAGCCAACGAAGAACCAACTGCTTATGTACAAATTATTCACAATGTAGCGGATGCAGCAGCAGCAAAAGTAGATATATATGTTGATGGTCAGCTTGCATTGGATGATTTTGAATTCCGCCAGGCAACTGAATATTTACCATTTGTTGCAGGTGTTGATTTTACAGTTGCTATTCAGCCGGCAAACAGTACAAGTGCTGAAAACCCATTGGCTGAATTTACTTATAATCTCGAAGCTGATGGTATTTATACAATCATTGCAACAGGAATTGTAAGTGGCGAAGGTTACGAACCTTCTCCCACATTTAATTTAGCTGTTTTTGCAGGCTCAAGAATTGTTGCAGACGACCCATTGAATATTGATGTATTGGTTTACCACGGGTCAACAGACGCTCCGACTGTAGATGTTGTTGAAACTTTAGTAGGTGCAGGAACAGTAATTAATGACCTTTCTTACGGTGAATTCTCAGAATACTTAGAATTACCAAACGCAGATTATGTATTAGAAATCAGAGATGAGACAGGCGAAGTAACTGTTGCAGCCTATGCCGCCCCACTCAAAACTTTGAATGCTCAGGGTGCTGCAATTACAGTATTTGCGAGTGGATTTCTAAATCCTGCGAATAACTCTGATGGTCCTGCTTTTGGTTTATTTGCAGCTCTTGCTGATGGTACTGTAATTGAATTACCGCTAGCCAACGAAGAACCAACTGCTTATGTACAAATTATTCACAATGTAGCGGATGCAGCAGCAGCAAAAGTAGATATATATGTTGATGGTCAGCTTGCATTGGATGATTTTGAATTCCGCCAGGCAACTGAATATTTACCATTTGTCGCCGGAGTTGATTTTACAGTTGCTATTCAGCCTGCAAACAGTACAAGTGCAGAAAATCCTTTGGCTGAATTTACTTATAATCTCGAAGCTGATGGTATTTATACAATCATTGCAACAGGTATTATAAGTGGCGAAGGTTACGAACCTTCTCCTTCATTTAATTTAGCTGTTTTTGCAGGTTCAAGAATTGTTGCAGCCGACCCATTGAATATTGATGTATTGGTTTACCACGGGTCAACAGACGCTCCGACTGTAGATGTCGTGGAAACATTAGTAGGTGCGGGTACAATTATTAATGACCTTTCTTACGGTGAATTCTCAGATTATTTAGAATTGCCAAATGCAGATTATGTATTAGAAATCAGAGATGAGACAGGCGAAGTAACTGTTGCATCATATGCCGCCCCACTCAAAACTTTGAATGCTCAGGGTGCTGCAATTACAGTATTTGCGAGTGGATTTCTAAATCCTGCGAATAACTCTGATGGTCCTGCTTTTGGTTTATTTGCAGCTCTTGCTGATGGTACTGTAATTGAGCTTCCTTCAATACCAACATCAGTAAATAATGAAGCAAAATTTACGAATGCGTCAGTATTCCCTAATCCTGCTAATGATTTAGCTAATATTAATATCAGTCTAAATGTAAGTGCTGAAGTAGTTGTTGATATTGTGGATGTATTCGGTAAGACTATCAGAACAAACAATATAGGCTATAAAAACAGCGGAGAGCAAGTAATATCCCTTGACCTGAGTAATTTATCAAACGGTGTCTATATGCTCAGAATAAAAGCTGGTAATTCATTTGAAAATATAAAAGTTAACGTAATTAAATAA
- a CDS encoding response regulator transcription factor produces the protein MDKIYKILIIDDFELSALGIKALLRDLPLSFDISTATTVKSALEMMENSYFDLVLCDIIMPNLDGFYALKAIKSKYPDTKFMFLSIYCEKSIIYKAISYRIDGYQFKDVSKDELFKSVKLILNGSKYFNQRIIDMIYDDLVEYSSKNHSSYLLNIPKNNSIILSKNINNGLSNGFHNDYLEINKSMLECLSSREQEIFELVGKNLNSQEIANKLNISIYTVSTHRKNIYSKLNLKNLTQMREISKKIFNIG, from the coding sequence ATGGATAAAATATATAAAATATTAATAATTGATGACTTTGAACTTTCTGCTTTAGGTATAAAGGCTCTTTTAAGAGACTTGCCCTTGAGTTTTGATATAAGTACAGCAACCACAGTTAAATCAGCTTTGGAGATGATGGAAAATTCTTATTTTGATTTAGTTTTGTGCGATATTATAATGCCTAATTTAGACGGATTTTATGCATTAAAAGCAATAAAAAGTAAATATCCTGATACAAAATTTATGTTTTTATCAATTTACTGTGAGAAATCAATTATATATAAAGCTATTTCATATAGAATAGACGGTTATCAATTTAAGGATGTATCAAAAGATGAACTTTTTAAATCAGTTAAGTTGATTTTGAATGGTTCTAAATATTTCAATCAGAGAATAATTGATATGATTTATGACGACTTAGTGGAATACTCAAGTAAAAATCATAGTTCCTATTTATTGAATATTCCTAAAAATAATTCAATTATATTGAGTAAAAATATAAATAATGGATTAAGTAATGGCTTTCATAATGATTATCTCGAAATAAATAAATCTATGTTAGAGTGCTTATCTTCTAGAGAACAAGAAATATTTGAACTCGTAGGAAAAAACCTGAATTCTCAAGAAATAGCTAATAAATTGAATATTAGTATTTATACAGTAAGTACTCATAGAAAAAATATTTACTCAAAACTTAATTTGAAAAATTTAACTCAAATGCGTGAAATTTCGAAAAAAATATTTAATATAGGTTGA